DNA from Prunus persica cultivar Lovell chromosome G6, Prunus_persica_NCBIv2, whole genome shotgun sequence:
TCCAAAACCTAGAAAACCCAACGGGAAACCCGGAAAGGAGCAGGCCGAAGCATAACACAAGCCACATTTTCCTTTAGGTTCAAAAGAGGCCTGAGGGCTGGAGAGAACGGGAAGATGGTAAccattttcatccaatttttaaGAGACAGGCCTTTAAATGAGGCCCTCACTCTAGAATTCTACTAGGAAGATGACAATTGACAAGCCAGATAGTtgaattaatttgtttaaagaacaacaaaattgatacaagatatgaaaaaaattagtcCATTGACATCACCTAAgacaaagataaataaataaaatacaatctCAGAAGAATGATTTCTCTCAAGGCATAGAGACTACTTGCTCTCTCAGCCAACTGTCATTTATATTACGAATGGTAATTGAATCTAATTGGACAAACAAACAATAGCACCCTTCCTGTGTACAGAATTATTTGCACAGCTTTTCCACtaagcaaaaaaatttcttcaaatcaTTCCCTGGATTTGTCCATCAAATCACCTTTCGTTTCCCCAAAGATGGTAACTCAGAAACTTAGCAGCCTTCCAGGAGCTCCATCCTTCTGCtctttccaaaaataaaaacaaatttttttatgtcttttatttaccaaaaaattacaattatgtGATTGTCAAACTCAGCGCGGCTATCACGTCCTCGCTTTGGAagcttgataaaaaaaaattatcagcaCCCACAAAATAGACATCCATCTGTTAATGCTTCCGGATCCGCATATTTCGGAGAACCTCTTGCAGTACAACCAAGGACAACCAGCTCATCATGAATTCCAATTGCAGTCAGTCAAGAACTGATCCTCTCGGTTCACAAAATTCTTCCAGTAACCTTTATATTTTGGGATCCCTAACTCAAGCCAAGGTTTCATCTTTCCATTATAGTGCAACACTGCAGCATTCCTAATTGGATAGACATCTACATTATAGTCATGACCCAGTCCAGAAAGAGCCCAAGAACCATCCAGAGGATAGATCAAATCCTGAAAGGTAAGCAAGCTCGCATGCAGTGCAACAGCTTCGTTTTGCGCCTCTTGTGTGCTCACCTGCCCATGCAAACACGTCAGAAAATATGAACAACTAATGGACAatgttttaacaaaataaaaactaggACAAAAAAATGCAGACTGTTTCAAATGACAATAACATTTCACCAAATTTGATGTAAAACAATGGGGTCAAGCAGTCAATCCTTCTGTAGTGACTcaagttaaattttttttttctctctctctctctctctattttataaaaatttcaaataattagCATCACCATGACCACAGGTTAATCAAAGAATAATTGCACTGGTTAGATATTAGGTCAACTTACAATGTGACTCACCTCCTTCACAAACTTTTGGTAAGTTTCAGTGAGATCAAGCTCTCTCCACTTAACCAGATCAATCACATTCAATCCAGACATCCAAGCAcatgaatttttattgaaactgtTCTCGCCAAGATAGCTCCTCAACAGACTTAACTTCACCGAGCAGAACTGCACAGCGGCATTAACTTTCCCTTCCATGTTGAGGTTCCATAGTGCAGACAAGTCCTGCTGGACAACAACATCATCATCCAGAACCACAACTTTCTCCAAATTCTGGAATATCTCAGGGAGACGATAGTGTAAATGAGAAAAAGTAGATAAGTACTCCGTTCTACTTTGGGCATCAACGCTATGGGAAACACGGAACTCCACAGGCAGtgaaaattgtaatttctgGTTGTTCAGATCAAGCCGCTCCATGTTTAACACCTCAATCGTGGCTTCCTTATATGTATTTCTAAAGAACCATAGTTTCATTGCGAAGTAATTCTCTTCATCTGTTAGGACGTGAAAAACCAGTTTCCCACTTTCCTGAAACATTGCAAATTAGTTAATTAGCGTCATTGCGAGAATAAAAGGAAACTAGCAGCCAAATAGGCATGGGAGAATGTCTATTACATACTTTTGCATGCATTACAGTTGAGTTTATCACAACTGACGATGCAAGTACATTAGTGGAGAATATGACATAGTGCTGCAATGCACGATCAATGTACTTGTCAGCCAGGGAGGCCTCTGTATCGTCAAAAGGAGATCTGAAATATTCCACAGTCAGTCTCATTGACAGGCAGTGGAGGCTCTTCGGCATAGTCTGGACTGCAAGTTGGTAGAGGAAAACACTTTGTCTCATGTGGAAGTTAGCTTCATCCTCAGTCAAATCATATATTTGTCTCAGTTTCTTGTCAACATTATTACAATCCACATGAAACGATTTGGCTCTGGCTATTGCAGCTTGCATCCTCTGTAGCTTCTTCCCAATCCTGATGGAACAATTGGCATTGTGCTTAGTTTATTGGGAAAGCCAGACACATTGTCAATAGCCCATGTTAGAAGATATCCATGAAAACCAGCATAAGGACTCACTggagcaaaattcaaaaacccaaACAGCGGCATGCcagaagtaaaaaataaattaagacaATTTATGCACTTTACAAGGTGGATGCGACAGCCAAACTCAGCCATTGGATCTTAAAAGTTCAATTGTAAGTACCATGGATGTGGGTAGTAAAaaccattatcttatttttggtTATCATTGATGATGGAACAAAGGGAAATAATGAATAGTTTCCATGACTTACTGTGGTGGAAGATCAGCATCTGTGGTACTTTCACTAAGAACACGCTCCACCTCTTGAATATTTTGTCTCATTTCACGTGACAACTTGTCCTGTGATGGAAGTTTTGCAATACTAGGATAATATGCTCTCGCCACAAATAGGTGATCCTTCAATCTCTTGACCATAGAATCCTTCATGTCTTCTCTATGTTGTTCACGCCAAAGGCAGTAGCTCCCAAATTTCAACTCACATGATTTTCCACTTTGATCAACACCACCTTTTGCATAATCAATGATTTGAACTGAGGCACCAGCTTTAGGGTTCTGTcacaaaaactcaaattaaACAGAGCAGAAGACAATAGCTATACAATGACTAGAACATGATGGCATGCCAATCAGATTCCAAAGGGAAAAAAACGACAGATTCATGTATACATTTTCAATGGGAGGTGATTGCAGATCAGCATGAGGGGGGGCTGAAAATCCTGCaattattgaaaaaacaattttCAAGTTAATATCTATTACATTGCAACCAGAAAGGATAATGGCAAACCTTTGAAGGCATTGAGCTGACAGACCTTTTTCCTCCTCATTGTCGTGCATGGCACTTGGacttttggtttcattttcaGCTGGATGTGAAATATTCTTTAGTATATCCTggcacaaaataataaaaggtaGTAAAAACAATCAGGTCACCGATAACTTTAGATGCCTGCATCACATCACTCAAATTATTAACCATGTGATGTACATTAtataccaaaagaaaatattgctGCAATCGTTCCTACAGGTCTTAAATGCCAAACGCAtcaaagtcaaaaaaattgattccCATGTCATGCATTAGTGAAAAGCTGCCTTAGAAAAAAACTGCCTGAACCTTGAAAGGTGGGTGCCCCATGATACAAATTCTCTTAATTATGCAACAACTGTGGAAGACGGGGAAAACCAGTGAAACAAATAGAGCCATAAATGGAGAAACTTTGGCTTGAAGTTGAGTGAGGAAGGTAGAACTAAGTATCATAATTGATTAAATGTTAAAACTTCATAAATCAAAAGCAAATTTGTATGTTCCAAAACAATGAAACGATCGCATTCTTAAGGTACACATGCTATAGTCAAAATGCGGAGCCACAATTTTCCCTATATATATTACAATTGATTGGAACCAACCAAGTGCAGTTTAAAATGATTCattcattcttttcttctatttcaTCCAATTTACTTTTATCCAACTTACTCCACTTTCTCTGTAACCCTTATTCCACTTCCTTCCACCAATCACAGATAGTGTGCCTCATTCATTTAGTACATAGTGTACTTTCCATATATACATATCCTCTAGCTCCCGGATTAAAAAGATCTAAAACACATGATATGGAAGAACTCTAGATGTAAGCATATATTGACAGGTACagataaaaattataataagtaGTTCATTATACGAATGAAATTGACAGGTAAAGAAGATGCAAGCAAAATTAggtaattttcatattttgtttaCACCTTGATGTCCATTAGTCCTTTTCTGTTTCTATTGGGGCAAAGGATATGAACATTATGTACACAACAGCTGGGGATTAAACCTTGAATCTACCTCCACCCTTGATCATGCCACTACACGCAATGCCTATTGGCCCA
Protein-coding regions in this window:
- the LOC18773346 gene encoding probable galacturonosyltransferase 7 isoform X1: MKGGGGGGVYSGKRRWKGLVIAVLGLVFLSMLVPLLFLLGLHNGFHSPGSEQQSSPSIGLGGYGTKIVIRDASNLSEGDRSNHVDDLVKQFAPTLSKDILKNISHPAENETKSPSAMHDNEEEKGFSAPPHADLQSPPIENNPKAGASVQIIDYAKGGVDQSGKSCELKFGSYCLWREQHREDMKDSMVKRLKDHLFVARAYYPSIAKLPSQDKLSREMRQNIQEVERVLSESTTDADLPPQIGKKLQRMQAAIARAKSFHVDCNNVDKKLRQIYDLTEDEANFHMRQSVFLYQLAVQTMPKSLHCLSMRLTVEYFRSPFDDTEASLADKYIDRALQHYVIFSTNVLASSVVINSTVMHAKESGKLVFHVLTDEENYFAMKLWFFRNTYKEATIEVLNMERLDLNNQKLQFSLPVEFRVSHSVDAQSRTEYLSTFSHLHYRLPEIFQNLEKVVVLDDDVVVQQDLSALWNLNMEGKVNAAVQFCSVKLSLLRSYLGENSFNKNSCAWMSGLNVIDLVKWRELDLTETYQKFVKEVSHIVSTQEAQNEAVALHASLLTFQDLIYPLDGSWALSGLGHDYNVDVYPIRNAAVLHYNGKMKPWLELGIPKYKGYWKNFVNREDQFLTDCNWNS
- the LOC18773346 gene encoding probable galacturonosyltransferase 7 isoform X2 — protein: MKGGGGGGVYSGKRRWKGLVIAVLGLVFLSMLVPLLFLLGLHNGFHSPGSEQQSSPSIGLGGYGTKIVIRDASNLSEGDRSNHVDDLVKQFAPTLSKDILKNISHPAENETKSPSAMHDNEEEKGFSAPPHADLQSPPIENNPKAGASVQIIDYAKGGVDQSGKSCELKFGSYCLWREQHREDMKDSMVKRLKDHLFVARAYYPSIAKLPSQDKLSREMRQNIQEVERVLSESTTDADLPPQIGKKLQRMQAAIARAKSFHVDCNNVDKKLRQIYDLTEDEANFHMRQSVFLYQLAVQTMPKSLHCLSMRLTVEYFRSPFDDTEASLADKYIDRALQHYVIFSTNVLASSVVINSTVMHAKESGKLVFHVLTDEENYFAMKLWFFRNTYKEATIEVLNMERLDLNNQKLQFSLPVEFRVSHSVDAQSRTEYLSTFSHLHYRLPEIFQNLEKVVVLDDDVVVQQDLSALWNLNMEGKVNAAVQFCSVKLSLLRSYLGENSFNKNSCAWMSGLNVIDLVKWRELDLTETYQKFVKEVSTQEAQNEAVALHASLLTFQDLIYPLDGSWALSGLGHDYNVDVYPIRNAAVLHYNGKMKPWLELGIPKYKGYWKNFVNREDQFLTDCNWNS